In Pseudomonas deceptionensis, a single window of DNA contains:
- a CDS encoding cytochrome b/b6 domain-containing protein, translating to MPTAPETTSAATLHPKSSHPRWLRLAHWLNALAVLVMVTSGWRIYNASPLFGFSFPKSITLGGWLGGALQWHFAAMWMLVAVSLFYLIINVVSGRLSRRFFPVSPKGFFHDLGSALQGRLGHADLGQYNQVQRVAYLFVMLDITVLVISGLVLWKSVQFPLLRELLGGYDSARYVHFIAMSLMVAFIAVHLVMVALVPKTLLAMIIGHKEHV from the coding sequence ATGCCAACTGCACCTGAAACGACCAGTGCCGCTACTCTGCATCCGAAGAGTAGCCATCCTCGTTGGTTGAGATTGGCGCATTGGCTGAATGCGCTCGCGGTGTTGGTGATGGTCACCAGTGGATGGCGGATCTACAACGCTTCCCCGCTTTTTGGCTTTAGTTTTCCCAAGTCGATCACCTTGGGTGGCTGGTTGGGCGGCGCGTTGCAATGGCATTTCGCAGCCATGTGGATGCTGGTTGCAGTCAGTCTGTTCTACTTGATCATCAACGTTGTCAGTGGTCGTCTCTCGCGGCGTTTTTTTCCGGTATCACCCAAAGGCTTTTTTCATGACCTGGGGTCTGCACTCCAAGGGCGGTTGGGGCATGCCGATCTTGGTCAGTACAACCAGGTACAGCGTGTGGCGTACTTGTTCGTGATGCTCGACATCACGGTTCTGGTGATTTCCGGGCTGGTACTGTGGAAGTCTGTTCAGTTCCCGCTATTACGTGAATTGCTGGGCGGCTACGACAGCGCCCGGTATGTGCACTTCATTGCGATGTCTCTGATGGTGGCTTTCATCGCCGTGCACTTGGTGATGGTCGCGCTGGTTCCGAAGACGTTACTGGCCATGATTATCGGCCACAAGGAGCACGTATGA
- a CDS encoding EamA family transporter — protein MNTSVIYALAAAALFGASTPLAKLLGTEVPPVMLAGLLYLGSGLGLLVVRCIRDRGWTASGLSASEWPWLIGAIVFGGILGPVALMFGLTLTSGATASLMLNLEPVLTALLAWVVFKENADRRIVLGMLAIIAGGVVLSWPSSSVATQELTWLGPLAVAFACFCWAIDNNLTRKVSASDALFIAGAKGLFAGLVNCAIAFTLGARIVSFDVLAPTLLIGFLGYGVSLVLFVLALRGLGAARTGAYFSTAPFLGAAIAILVLGESVSLLFWVAAAFMVFGVWLHLTERHEHVHLHQPLEHAHRHTHDAHHQHEHAEDVPEEVSHSHKHQHPQISHNHPHFPDIHHRHRH, from the coding sequence ATGAATACGAGTGTGATTTACGCATTGGCAGCGGCGGCGCTGTTTGGTGCCAGTACGCCATTGGCCAAACTGCTGGGCACCGAAGTACCGCCGGTGATGCTGGCCGGGTTGCTGTATTTGGGCAGCGGCCTGGGGCTGTTGGTGGTGCGCTGTATCCGCGATCGCGGCTGGACGGCGTCCGGGCTGAGTGCAAGTGAGTGGCCGTGGCTGATCGGGGCGATTGTGTTTGGCGGCATTTTGGGGCCCGTGGCGCTGATGTTCGGTTTGACCCTGACCAGCGGCGCAACCGCGTCCTTGATGCTCAATCTGGAGCCTGTGCTGACAGCCCTGTTGGCGTGGGTGGTGTTTAAAGAAAATGCGGACCGGCGGATTGTGCTGGGCATGCTGGCAATCATCGCCGGGGGTGTTGTGTTGTCGTGGCCGTCCAGCTCGGTAGCAACGCAGGAGTTGACCTGGCTCGGGCCCTTGGCGGTGGCGTTTGCCTGTTTTTGCTGGGCCATTGATAACAATCTGACGCGTAAGGTGTCCGCTTCTGATGCGCTGTTTATCGCAGGTGCCAAAGGGTTGTTCGCCGGGCTGGTGAACTGCGCGATTGCGTTCACGCTGGGCGCCAGGATTGTCTCGTTTGACGTGCTGGCCCCGACCTTGCTGATCGGCTTTCTGGGCTACGGCGTGAGCCTGGTGCTGTTTGTCCTGGCATTGCGCGGCCTGGGCGCTGCACGCACCGGGGCGTACTTTTCGACAGCGCCTTTTCTGGGCGCGGCCATTGCCATCCTGGTGCTGGGGGAGTCGGTATCACTGCTGTTTTGGGTGGCGGCGGCGTTCATGGTCTTCGGTGTGTGGTTGCACCTCACCGAGCGCCATGAGCATGTCCATCTGCATCAACCGCTGGAGCACGCTCATCGCCACACCCACGATGCCCATCATCAGCACGAACATGCTGAGGATGTACCTGAAGAGGTGTCCCACAGCCATAAACACCAGCATCCGCAGATCAGTCATAACCACCCGCACTTTCCGGATATTCACCATCGACACCGGCACTGA
- a CDS encoding patatin-like phospholipase family protein encodes MPTVKTALVLAGGGSLGAVQVGMLQALVETGIAFDLVVGASVGAINGAYFAARPNAKGVDELADFWRGLRQSDVFPFSILDTLKGILNRRGHLLSASALQRLVRRSLPVELIEDTQLPLHIVTTNLLTGAEELLSSGNAEQALLASAAIPLVFPSVRVGEKFLVDGGVTSNTPIASAVALGATRVVVLPTGFGCACLCPPKGLVALALHTLNLMSMRQLVRDIELYKARAAIHVVPPLCPLDASVFDFNQTDQLLQRACHSTKTWIEGGGLIRVGVPDSLLAHTHHVDDGGPSPG; translated from the coding sequence ATGCCAACAGTAAAAACTGCGCTTGTCCTCGCGGGTGGCGGGAGCCTTGGCGCAGTTCAGGTCGGGATGCTACAGGCTCTGGTTGAGACCGGGATTGCTTTCGACCTGGTGGTTGGCGCTTCGGTCGGAGCCATCAACGGTGCCTACTTCGCCGCCAGGCCGAATGCAAAGGGCGTAGACGAGCTCGCGGATTTTTGGCGCGGCTTGCGTCAGTCCGATGTGTTCCCATTTTCGATACTCGATACCCTGAAGGGCATCTTGAACCGGCGGGGTCATCTTCTGAGCGCCTCAGCCTTGCAGCGTTTAGTGCGCAGATCGCTGCCGGTTGAATTAATCGAAGATACCCAATTGCCCCTGCATATTGTCACCACCAATTTACTCACCGGTGCTGAAGAGCTTCTGTCCAGTGGCAATGCGGAACAAGCGCTGCTCGCCAGTGCGGCGATTCCGCTGGTGTTTCCCAGCGTGAGGGTCGGCGAAAAATTCTTGGTCGACGGCGGAGTAACCAGCAACACCCCGATTGCCAGTGCGGTTGCATTGGGAGCAACGCGGGTTGTAGTGCTGCCAACCGGGTTCGGTTGTGCTTGTCTGTGCCCACCAAAGGGGCTGGTTGCGTTAGCCCTGCACACGCTGAACCTGATGAGCATGCGTCAACTGGTGCGTGATATCGAATTGTACAAAGCCCGTGCGGCTATCCATGTAGTCCCTCCATTGTGCCCGCTAGACGCTTCTGTCTTCGATTTCAACCAGACTGATCAGCTGCTGCAACGAGCTTGTCATTCAACCAAAACGTGGATCGAAGGCGGCGGGCTGATACGCGTAGGGGTACCGGATTCGTTGCTGGCTCACACTCATCATGTTGATGATGGGGGACCTTCACCCGGCTGA
- a CDS encoding DedA family protein: protein MFEHIDFNYLLATYGYLAVFIGCLLEGETILILGGMAAHQHVLKLLPVIGYASLAGMLGDQVLFWVGRYFGARLLPRLHKQQATIDRVTQLINQHPSVSIFSVRFLYGMRLVGPMVIGACKVSPLKFSCINALGAVVWATLFASGGYWAGEFLERALGDLKPYRLPIAMCVIALMVAVALVRHYRAKQQGLKSL from the coding sequence ATGTTTGAACACATCGATTTCAATTACTTGCTCGCCACCTATGGCTATCTGGCCGTGTTTATCGGCTGTTTGCTGGAAGGTGAAACCATCCTGATTCTGGGTGGCATGGCGGCGCACCAGCATGTGCTCAAGCTCCTGCCCGTGATCGGTTACGCCAGCTTGGCGGGGATGCTGGGTGATCAGGTGCTGTTCTGGGTCGGTCGTTATTTTGGTGCCCGTCTGTTGCCGCGCCTGCACAAGCAACAGGCCACCATCGACCGGGTGACGCAACTGATCAATCAACATCCCTCGGTGTCGATTTTTTCAGTGCGCTTTTTGTATGGCATGCGGCTGGTGGGGCCGATGGTGATCGGTGCGTGCAAGGTCTCGCCGCTGAAGTTTTCCTGCATCAACGCCCTGGGCGCGGTCGTGTGGGCGACGTTGTTTGCCTCGGGCGGGTATTGGGCCGGGGAGTTTCTGGAGAGGGCGCTGGGCGACCTGAAACCCTATCGTTTGCCGATTGCGATGTGCGTGATTGCGCTGATGGTGGCCGTGGCGCTGGTTCGTCATTACCGGGCCAAACAACAGGGCCTCAAATCACTTTGA
- a CDS encoding metal/formaldehyde-sensitive transcriptional repressor: MGHVAANKDALLKRVKRIAGQIQALERALESDLDCAKTLHLVAATRGAINGLMEEIIEDHAREHVANPALSEEERNKGVEELLEAIRRYSK; encoded by the coding sequence ATGGGTCATGTCGCAGCCAACAAAGACGCTCTTCTAAAACGCGTAAAACGCATCGCCGGACAAATCCAGGCGCTTGAGCGGGCATTGGAATCGGATCTCGATTGCGCCAAAACACTGCACCTTGTTGCAGCCACTCGCGGAGCCATCAACGGTTTGATGGAGGAAATCATCGAGGACCATGCGCGGGAGCATGTCGCGAACCCTGCTCTGAGCGAAGAAGAGCGTAACAAGGGTGTCGAAGAGCTGCTTGAAGCCATTCGTCGTTACTCCAAGTAA
- a CDS encoding anti-sigma factor: MTFKPDNNDPAELDALAGEYVLGTLDAPQRRAIEQRLRHDGQLQAAVGRWEARLLPLNDLVPPQTPSAQLWPRIERSLNALNEPAPHTQQPAATSWWNLLPLWRGLSAAGLAAALVLGTVLLTTAPSVAPPTYVVVLVAPQNQAPGWVIQASNRQQIQLIPLGMAQVPADKALEFWTKGKGWDGPVSLGLVKPGQTLSIPLDRLPPLEPDQLFELTLEGPNGSPVGKPTGPIQFIGRAVKVI; the protein is encoded by the coding sequence ATGACTTTCAAACCTGACAACAACGACCCGGCAGAGCTTGACGCACTGGCGGGCGAATACGTGCTGGGGACGCTCGACGCGCCGCAACGCCGCGCCATTGAGCAACGCCTGCGCCATGACGGCCAGCTGCAAGCGGCGGTCGGGCGCTGGGAGGCGCGATTGCTGCCCCTCAACGACCTTGTTCCGCCACAGACGCCTTCAGCACAGCTGTGGCCACGAATCGAACGCAGCCTGAACGCATTGAATGAGCCCGCGCCTCACACTCAGCAGCCGGCCGCTACCTCCTGGTGGAACCTGCTGCCCTTGTGGCGCGGCCTGTCTGCAGCGGGGCTGGCCGCAGCGCTGGTGCTGGGAACGGTGTTGTTGACCACCGCCCCGAGCGTTGCCCCGCCCACCTATGTGGTGGTGCTGGTGGCGCCACAAAACCAGGCTCCGGGCTGGGTGATCCAGGCCAGCAACCGCCAGCAGATCCAGCTGATTCCGCTGGGCATGGCGCAGGTCCCGGCAGACAAGGCGCTGGAATTCTGGACCAAGGGCAAAGGTTGGGATGGGCCGGTGTCCCTGGGGCTGGTCAAACCGGGGCAAACCTTGTCCATACCGCTTGATCGCCTGCCGCCGCTTGAGCCCGATCAACTCTTTGAGCTGACCCTTGAAGGCCCCAACGGCTCACCGGTCGGCAAACCCACAGGGCCCATTCAATTTATCGGCCGGGCTGTCAAAGTGATTTGA
- a CDS encoding molybdopterin-dependent oxidoreductase, whose translation MSKRAQNPKLDEASILMDARKIIAPQIEDRSRRSFLLRSLTLGGVAMLSGCNITDSDNVETALSSISRFNDRVQGWLFNPDAMAPTYTESMITRPFPFNAFYGIDEAPVVDEDSYRLEVTGMVADKRSWKLEELRAMAQIDQITRHICVEGWSAIGRWGGIRFSDFLKRIGADTDAKYVGFKCADDYYTSIDMATALHAQTLLTLTYDGAVLPREYGFPMKLRMPTKLGYKNPKHIQAIFVTNTYPGGYWEDQGYNWFGGS comes from the coding sequence ATGAGCAAGCGTGCGCAAAACCCAAAGCTTGACGAGGCGTCCATCCTGATGGACGCACGGAAAATCATTGCGCCTCAGATCGAAGATCGTTCACGCCGCTCCTTCCTGTTGCGAAGCTTGACCTTGGGCGGTGTGGCCATGCTGTCCGGCTGCAATATCACTGATAGCGATAACGTTGAAACCGCCCTGTCCTCCATATCGCGCTTCAATGACAGGGTACAGGGCTGGCTGTTCAACCCTGACGCCATGGCCCCCACTTACACCGAGTCGATGATTACCCGCCCGTTTCCCTTCAATGCCTTTTACGGCATTGACGAAGCGCCCGTTGTCGATGAAGACAGTTACCGGCTGGAAGTAACAGGCATGGTCGCCGACAAGCGCAGCTGGAAGCTTGAGGAGTTGCGAGCCATGGCCCAGATCGACCAGATCACCCGGCATATCTGCGTCGAGGGCTGGAGCGCGATCGGCCGTTGGGGCGGCATACGTTTCAGTGATTTCCTCAAGCGCATTGGCGCTGACACCGACGCAAAGTACGTCGGCTTCAAATGCGCCGACGATTACTACACCAGTATCGACATGGCCACGGCACTGCATGCTCAAACGCTGCTGACGCTGACCTACGACGGTGCCGTACTGCCGCGTGAGTATGGCTTCCCGATGAAGCTGCGCATGCCCACCAAGCTCGGTTACAAGAACCCCAAGCACATTCAAGCGATTTTCGTCACCAATACCTATCCGGGTGGTTACTGGGAAGACCAGGGCTACAACTGGTTCGGTGGCAGCTGA
- a CDS encoding pentapeptide MXKDX repeat protein, translated as MKTLTTAILGICLAVGVAAVHADDTMYNGTMKKDAMSKDTMQQGTMKKDTMKKDAMHKDAMSKGTMNKETMGKDTMKKEAMPKDVMKKDDMNKSDMSQ; from the coding sequence ATGAAAACGTTAACGACTGCAATACTGGGTATTTGCCTGGCAGTGGGCGTCGCAGCTGTGCATGCCGACGATACGATGTACAACGGCACCATGAAAAAAGACGCTATGTCCAAAGATACGATGCAACAGGGCACCATGAAAAAAGACACTATGAAAAAGGATGCGATGCACAAAGACGCTATGAGCAAGGGCACGATGAACAAAGAAACCATGGGCAAAGACACCATGAAGAAAGAGGCCATGCCCAAAGACGTCATGAAAAAAGACGATATGAATAAGAGTGACATGTCCCAGTAG
- a CDS encoding sigma-70 family RNA polymerase sigma factor, translating to MTLPEPLFDYEACLFACARGERQALVALYAQESARLLGVAKRIARDNALAEDIVHDAFIKIWMRAASFDPQRGSARGWIFSVTRHLALNFVRDSRLEIQVSDDSELALQPLATLDGRHQEQDALEWRTGAERIHGCLEQLDPARRTCIVHAYVDGYTHAEIAEKMATPLGTVKAWIKRSLSALRECMG from the coding sequence GTGACGCTACCTGAGCCATTGTTTGACTATGAAGCCTGTCTGTTTGCCTGCGCCCGCGGCGAACGGCAGGCGCTCGTGGCCCTGTATGCCCAGGAAAGCGCGCGCTTGCTGGGCGTTGCCAAACGTATAGCCCGCGACAACGCACTGGCGGAAGACATCGTGCACGACGCCTTTATCAAGATCTGGATGCGCGCTGCCAGCTTCGACCCTCAGCGCGGCTCCGCCCGTGGGTGGATTTTCAGCGTGACCCGGCACTTGGCCCTGAATTTTGTCCGCGACAGCCGTCTGGAGATTCAGGTCAGCGATGACAGCGAGTTGGCATTACAGCCTTTGGCCACGCTCGATGGCAGGCACCAGGAGCAGGATGCACTTGAATGGCGAACCGGCGCCGAGCGGATTCATGGCTGCCTTGAGCAGCTCGACCCGGCCAGACGCACGTGTATCGTGCATGCCTATGTCGACGGCTATACCCACGCCGAGATTGCCGAAAAAATGGCCACGCCATTGGGCACTGTAAAAGCCTGGATCAAACGCAGCCTGAGCGCCTTGCGCGAGTGCATGGGATGA
- a CDS encoding F510_1955 family glycosylhydrolase encodes MIGETSFEDEVSISQISIGKGSMTIGEWTMELGKPLRCALSIGLLMGLVHLTAGAATTVTLKHVHGLAFSQDGQQLSIPSHDGLALYRDGHWSKAPGPEHDFMGFSAGRQAIYSSGHPASGSGLANPLGIIKSSDGGSTWQPLGLQGESDFHLLASSFDSGALYVFNMHPNSEMTSAGLYYRLNDGASWQQALAQGIGLDPSALAVHPTDSKTVAVATGSGLFLSSDAGEHFQPLLQNVQVLSVSFSIDGKSLWFGSFNKVPQLSILDLKTHEINALGLPPLNQDAVAYLAQSPANAKEWAMATINRDVYLSQDEGKTWKTIAQAGQTLESVN; translated from the coding sequence TTGATCGGCGAAACTTCATTCGAAGACGAGGTATCCATTAGCCAGATATCCATAGGCAAGGGCTCAATGACGATTGGAGAGTGGACTATGGAACTGGGAAAGCCTCTACGCTGTGCGTTATCGATTGGATTGTTGATGGGGCTCGTACATCTGACTGCCGGTGCCGCGACGACGGTCACCCTGAAGCATGTCCATGGGCTCGCTTTCAGCCAGGATGGGCAACAGCTTTCTATCCCCAGCCATGACGGACTGGCGTTATACCGTGATGGACACTGGAGCAAGGCTCCAGGGCCGGAACACGACTTTATGGGCTTTTCTGCTGGCCGTCAGGCGATCTATAGCAGCGGCCATCCGGCCAGTGGCAGTGGCCTGGCCAATCCTCTCGGGATAATCAAGAGCAGTGATGGGGGAAGTACCTGGCAGCCGCTTGGGCTTCAAGGAGAGTCTGATTTTCATCTGTTAGCCAGTAGTTTCGACAGCGGAGCCCTCTACGTTTTCAACATGCACCCGAACTCGGAAATGACCTCAGCTGGCTTGTACTACCGCCTGAATGACGGAGCCAGCTGGCAGCAGGCTTTGGCGCAAGGGATAGGATTAGATCCGAGTGCATTGGCGGTGCATCCCACGGACAGCAAAACAGTTGCCGTGGCGACCGGCAGCGGCTTGTTTCTATCGAGCGATGCCGGCGAGCACTTCCAGCCCCTTCTCCAGAACGTTCAGGTGCTAAGCGTCAGCTTCAGCATCGACGGAAAGAGCTTATGGTTCGGCAGCTTTAACAAGGTACCGCAGCTCTCGATCCTGGACCTGAAGACCCACGAGATCAACGCCCTCGGTTTGCCACCCCTAAACCAGGATGCCGTCGCTTACCTGGCGCAGAGTCCGGCTAATGCCAAGGAGTGGGCGATGGCGACTATCAATCGTGACGTCTATTTGTCGCAAGACGAAGGCAAGACCTGGAAAACCATTGCGCAGGCGGGACAAACATTAGAGTCAGTCAACTGA
- the dmeF gene encoding CDF family Co(II)/Ni(II) efflux transporter DmeF yields the protein MSSINYTHDHVFLGSAHDDNAKRTLWVVALTVVMMVGEITAGYITGSMALLADGFHMATHAVALGIAAVAYGYAKRHASSQRYSFGTGKVGDLGGFASALILGMVSLGIGVESVMRLLQPTDVQFGTATLIAIAGLIVNIASALLLGHGHDHDDHGHAHHGSDNNLKSAYVHVIADALTSVLAIVALLAGRYLGWVWLDPVMGIVGAIVIARWAWTLMGVTAGVLLDQTDAHVAEEIRELVETPGDATITDLHVWRVGPQAHAAIVSVLGEATVNADSIRERLKPVHEVSHLTVEFRPV from the coding sequence ATGAGCAGCATTAACTACACCCATGACCACGTGTTCCTTGGCTCAGCGCACGACGATAATGCCAAGCGTACGCTTTGGGTTGTGGCACTGACCGTTGTGATGATGGTTGGCGAGATCACCGCCGGCTATATCACTGGGTCGATGGCGTTACTGGCCGATGGCTTTCATATGGCAACCCATGCCGTAGCATTGGGTATCGCGGCCGTCGCTTACGGATACGCAAAACGCCACGCTTCCAGCCAGCGATACAGTTTCGGTACCGGGAAGGTAGGAGACCTGGGCGGGTTCGCCTCGGCGCTGATTCTCGGTATGGTCTCCCTGGGAATTGGCGTTGAGTCTGTCATGCGGCTTTTGCAGCCAACGGACGTGCAGTTCGGCACGGCTACGCTCATCGCGATTGCCGGTTTGATCGTCAACATTGCCAGCGCCCTGCTGCTGGGCCATGGGCACGATCATGATGATCATGGCCATGCCCATCACGGGAGCGACAACAACCTGAAATCGGCCTACGTCCACGTCATCGCGGACGCGCTGACTTCGGTTCTGGCCATAGTGGCACTGCTCGCCGGCCGGTATCTCGGCTGGGTGTGGCTGGACCCGGTCATGGGAATCGTCGGCGCCATCGTTATTGCGCGGTGGGCATGGACCTTGATGGGAGTCACAGCAGGTGTACTGCTGGATCAGACCGATGCGCATGTTGCCGAGGAAATCCGCGAACTGGTTGAGACGCCGGGGGATGCCACCATCACGGACTTGCACGTCTGGCGGGTTGGGCCGCAAGCCCATGCAGCCATTGTCAGCGTCCTGGGTGAGGCCACTGTGAACGCCGACAGCATTCGTGAACGTCTCAAGCCGGTTCACGAAGTCAGCCATCTAACGGTCGAGTTTCGACCGGTCTGA